The DNA sequence GAACACGTCAAAGTCTGCCAGCGTGCCGGTCTGGCTCCAATTGCCGCCGGTCAGTTTGAACACGCCATTGGTGCTGGAAATCACTCCGGCATCAGTGACATTGCCATTGATGATCAGCGTGCCGTCCGTCCAGGTCACACCATTGGGCAGGTCGATATCGCCCGCTGCGCTGCCCGGCGTCGATATCGTGCGGGTTCCGGAACTCAGGTCGAGATCGTAGCCGAGCTGGGTCGAGTAGAGCCCGCTGATATCGATGCTGGCAGTATAGCTGTCTGCATCTGTTGAGGCGAGGGTCAGCGTATTTCCCCTCTCCATTCCAAGAATGAGGTCGGCATCGACGCCGTCCGGCACCTCATAGGCACCGATATTGTTCATCGCTGAACCGGACCCATCATATGCCGGCGTCAGAACTGTGCTCAGCGGCGTCAGGAAGCTGCGCAGCAGGGGGGCGGTATCGCCATCATAGATCCGCCAGACAGAGCCCGTGCCGCCTTCATCATCAATGTCCCAGCCTGCACCCGTAAATGTGGACAGGGACTGGATCTCTTCCGTCGTCAGGCCGGTGCCCTTGCCGGTATCGCTCTGGCCCGTGGTCTCGGTGTTGTAGAAGGAATTGGTGACGATGCCCGACGTAACGGCTCCCACCAGTCCACCGGCACCTCCCCCCGACACTGTGCCAGTCGCAAAACTGTTGTTGACTTCGCCAAGTACCAGGCTCCCGATCAACCCGCCAGTTTTGCCGTCGCCTGTGACAGAGCCGGTGGCGTAGCTCTGCTGGATGATGCCGCTCAAATTGTAGCCGACCATGCCACCCACATGGTTCGAGCCCGACACATCACTTGTCACAAAGCTGTTTGTGATCGTTCCATCATGAGTCCCGACCAGTCCGCCAACATATGATTTTCCGGATATCGAGCCACCTACCAGACCGAGATTGGAAATGGTGCTCCCGGAAACGAAGCCGAACAAGCCAACATAATTGGAAGATGCCCGATTGATGGTCAGATCGGTGATGACGTGATTGCGGCCATCAAAATGAACCGTGAACTGATCACTGGAATGCCCGATCGGGTCAAACCCGGCGCCATCCCACCAGTTCGCGGTGCCAGAGGCGTCAATGTCGGCATCAAGTGCAAAATTGAATGTGACGAGCGTGTCCACACCCTGCAGGCCGTAGACATCGATGAGTGTGTAGGGATCGGCCTCGCTGCCATCACCGGAAGTGGCACGCAGGAAAGTGCCGCCGGAAAGACGGAAGTCGAACACGTCAAAGTCAGCCAGCGTGCCGGTCTGGCTCCAGCTGCCGCCGGCGATTTCGAACACGCCATTGGTGCTGGAAATCACTCCGGCATCAGTAACATTGCCATTGATGATCAGCGTGCCATCGGTCCAGGTCACGCCGCTGGACAGGTCGATATCGCCCGCCGCACTGCCCGGCGTCGAGATCGTGCGGGTTGCCGAACTGAAGTCGAGATCATAACCCAGCTGACTTGAATACAGCCCGTTGACATCAATGCTGGCAGTATAGCTGTCGGCCTCTGTGGAAGTTAGCGTCAGTGTGTTGTTCGATTGCGTGCCAAGGATGAGGCTGCTGTCGGTGCCGTCCGGCACATCAAATGCGCCGATGTCGGTCAGGGCTGCACCGGACCCATCATAGGCGGTGCTCAGGGACAGCGGTGTCAGGAAGCTGCGCAGCAGGGGCGTGGTATTGCCATCATAGATCCGCCAGACAGAGCCGGTGCCGTAATCGCCGTCGATGTCCCAGCCTGCTCCGGTGAAGGTCGACAGTGATTGCATCTCCGCCGTTGTCAGGCCTGTGCCCTTGCCGGTGTCGCTCTGGCCTGTGGTCTCGGTATTGTAGAAGGAGTTCGTGACGGCGATTGAGCTACCATGATTGCCGATCAGTCCACCATCATCCCCGGTCCCAGCCGTGACCAGGCCTGTAGCATAGGTGTTTGTGACGCTTGCCTGCTGCTTGGTTTCGCCAATAAGCGCTCCAACGTGTCCTGTCGTTGCTGTGGCATTGCCTACAGCATAAGCGTTGGTGATCACGGAGGTGGAACGGGCACTGCCGATCAATCCGCCAACCCTGGTCGATCCGCTGACATCGCCGGAGGCAAAGGCATTCTCAAGAGTGGAGGTCTTGGCCAGTGAGCCCAGGAGCCCTCCGGCCTTGTCGCGCGCTGCCGTCACATCCCCAGTAGCGTACACGTTGCTGATCGAGGAGGTGCCGGTGGCAATGCCGATCAGCCCGCCAACGTCCTTGTCACCGGATACCGTGCCGGTCGCATAGGAGTCAGTGATTGGTCCATCATTGTTCTGACCGACCAGTCCACCAACGCCCGATCCGCTTGATTCAACATCTCCGGTGGCAAATGAATTCGAAATGGAACCATGGTTTCTGCCGACCAGTCCGCCGACATTGATGTTGATGCTGCCGGTTACTGAACCTGTGGCAAACGCATCCTCAATCGTGCCGGAATTGATCCCGACGAGTCCGCCTGTACCTTCCGTGCCAATAATATCGGCTGTGGAATAGACACCGGAAAGCGTGCCGTCATTGCTGCTGACGATTCCTCCGGAATAGATTCCGCTCGAAACAATCGATCCTTCTGTATAGGAATTCACTATCGATCCGACGCTTGTCCCGATCAATCCACCGACATAGTCGCCGCCCGTCACGTCGCCCTCTGCAAAGACGTTTTCGATCGTTGCGCCGTTCTTGCCGGCCAGCATCCCGACATAGTTCTGACCTGTGATATCAGCCCCTACGAGACCGAGATTTCGTATGACAGCCGACCCGGATACGTTTCTGAAGAGTCCCAAAATATCGTCTGTTGGCCGATTTATGGTGAGATCGGAGATGGTGTGACCCAGTCCATCAAGCACGCCCTGAAAGTGTCCGTCTGCGCTGATCGGAGCGAACCCCTTGCCACCGTTCCAGGTCGCGGTGGCGCTCGCGTCGATATTGGCGCCGAGCACATAGCTTCCGATGATGTGGTTTCCGGTCACATCATTGTTGATATCCTGCAGCGCATTGACATCCGTGATGATCGTGTAGTCGATCACGGTGCCGTCGCTTCCCAGCTTGGTGCTGAATGATCCGTCCGAGGTCAGATTGATCGGGGCGTTGACGTAATAGTTGGCGGTGTTACCACTCGCGAGAGCGCCCTGACCGTACTCCAGTGCGAGTCCACCGCCATTTGCGGCAGTGACCTTGGCATTGAACGTGATGTCGCGATAGGCGGACAGGGTCAGAAGGGTTCCGCTGGACCATGAGAACGCATCAGCGACCGTGATGTCGCCATCCTGGGCGCCGCCGCTGCCTGTTGTGATCGTCACATTGGCGGATGCCAGGGCGGTTTCGAGCGTCGTGACATTGATAACGCTGTCATTGCCGGTGGCGTCGAACCCGGTGGCGTTGACGCCCGCATCGTTCGAGATTGTGAGATTGTAGGGATCGAGGAGCAGGGTGCCTGCGCCGCCCGGTCCGCGCAGGTCTGTGCGGCCGGTATAGTCGAGGAAGGCCTTTCCGGAGACTTCTGCGTCGCCGCCGGTTCCGCTGCCTGCGCCGCGTGCGGAGATGTTGCCTGCAAAGCTGGTGGCCTCTTCTGCCCAGAGGACGACCTGGCCGCCATTTCCGGACCTGGTGGCGTCTGCGCGCACAAGGCTGTCGGCATCGAAGTAGAGCGTGTCAGCGGTCTGCAGGCCGGGGGCGCCATGCTTGTTGCCGCCGATCCGGACCGTCCCGCCGCCCGTCTCGCCGGACGCATCGATCCGGCCGCCCACAACTGCGATGTCGGTGCCGGTGATCGTGACAGAGCCGCCCTCGGTACCGGTTGCGGCGATCTCACCGCTGACGCTCACCTTGCCGCCGGACAGGATGACATCCCCGCCGGTTCCGGACATGGCCTGGCTCGGCGCAAGCAGCAGGGAGCCTGTATCGGAGACCGATCCGTCCATGCCGGAGGCAGCAGACAGGGCCTGCATGCCGGGCGCGTCGGCGGAGCCCGCCGCGGACGCCGGCAGCGTCGAGGCCGCCCCGCGCGAGGCCGCCAGGGTAACCCCGCCTGCGACAGTGACCTTGCCGTCTCCCGCTGTCAGGAAGATGCGGCCATCGGAGTGCGAGACGCCGGTGGCGCGGATCGTGCCGCCGGTATTGCCGGCCAGGGCATAGATGTTGCCGCCATTGGCGCGCAGCTCGACACTGGCCGCCTCGATTTCCCCGCGCGTCGTGGCAGATGTGCCCGCGCCGCCAACCCGGACCTGCAGCTTGCCATCCCCGAGCGAGCCATCGGTCAGCAGGACATCATAGCCGGCCGCCATGCCGGCGGTGCCCTGGGCCGCTTCGAGCGTGCCGGCATTGGTGACCTCGCGCGCGATGAGGAAGACATCTCCCTGCGCGGCGGCGATCTTGCCGAGATTGATGATGGAGGCATCGGAGACGCCGGAGAAGTCGAGATCCCCGCCCGCCAGGAAGGCGGCGGTGTCGACATCATGGGTGGCCGCAATGAAGGAGCCGCCGACATCGACGATGCCGTTCTGTCCGACGACAATGCCATTGGGGTTGATCAGATAGATCGTGCCGGTCGCGCTGAGCAGGCCGT is a window from the Hyphomonas sp. genome containing:
- a CDS encoding MBG domain-containing protein; this encodes MTRRILHERPGSAGGPHVLDASLQDRPSSRRMTYLRLLAQSSLVTVAPLAHGQGVLPGEATLVSGDAAIATSGPAMTITQSSDKAILDWTDFSIGQDNTVTFLNGSGTTLNRVTGTSLSSLDGLLSATGTIYLINPNGIVVGQNGIVDVGGSFIAATHDVDTAAFLAGGDLDFSGVSDASIINLGKIAAAQGDVFLIAREVTNAGTLEAAQGTAGMAAGYDVLLTDGSLGDGKLQVRVGGAGTSATTRGEIEAASVELRANGGNIYALAGNTGGTIRATGVSHSDGRIFLTAGDGKVTVAGGVTLAASRGAASTLPASAAGSADAPGMQALSAASGMDGSVSDTGSLLLAPSQAMSGTGGDVILSGGKVSVSGEIAATGTEGGSVTITGTDIAVVGGRIDASGETGGGTVRIGGNKHGAPGLQTADTLYFDADSLVRADATRSGNGGQVVLWAEEATSFAGNISARGAGSGTGGDAEVSGKAFLDYTGRTDLRGPGGAGTLLLDPYNLTISNDAGVNATGFDATGNDSVINVTTLETALASANVTITTGSGGAQDGDITVADAFSWSSGTLLTLSAYRDITFNAKVTAANGGGLALEYGQGALASGNTANYYVNAPINLTSDGSFSTKLGSDGTVIDYTIITDVNALQDINNDVTGNHIIGSYVLGANIDASATATWNGGKGFAPISADGHFQGVLDGLGHTISDLTINRPTDDILGLFRNVSGSAVIRNLGLVGADITGQNYVGMLAGKNGATIENVFAEGDVTGGDYVGGLIGTSVGSIVNSYTEGSIVSSGIYSGGIVSSNDGTLSGVYSTADIIGTEGTGGLVGINSGTIEDAFATGSVTGSININVGGLVGRNHGSISNSFATGDVESSGSGVGGLVGQNNDGPITDSYATGTVSGDKDVGGLIGIATGTSSISNVYATGDVTAARDKAGGLLGSLAKTSTLENAFASGDVSGSTRVGGLIGSARSTSVITNAYAVGNATATTGHVGALIGETKQQASVTNTYATGLVTAGTGDDGGLIGNHGSSIAVTNSFYNTETTGQSDTGKGTGLTTAEMQSLSTFTGAGWDIDGDYGTGSVWRIYDGNTTPLLRSFLTPLSLSTAYDGSGAALTDIGAFDVPDGTDSSLILGTQSNNTLTLTSTEADSYTASIDVNGLYSSQLGYDLDFSSATRTISTPGSAAGDIDLSSGVTWTDGTLIINGNVTDAGVISSTNGVFEIAGGSWSQTGTLADFDVFDFRLSGGTFLRATSGDGSEADPYTLIDVYGLQGVDTLVTFNFALDADIDASGTANWWDGAGFDPIGHSSDQFTVHFDGRNHVITDLTINRASSNYVGLFGFVSGSTISNLGLVGGSISGKSYVGGLVGTHDGTITNSFVTSDVSGSNHVGGMVGYNLSGIIQQSYATGSVTGDGKTGGLIGSLVLGEVNNSFATGTVSGGGAGGLVGAVTSGIVTNSFYNTETTGQSDTGKGTGLTTEEIQSLSTFTGAGWDIDDEGGTGSVWRIYDGDTAPLLRSFLTPLSTVLTPAYDGSGSAMNNIGAYEVPDGVDADLILGMERGNTLTLASTDADSYTASIDISGLYSTQLGYDLDLSSGTRTISTPGSAAGDIDLPNGVTWTDGTLIINGNVTDAGVISSTNGVFKLTGGNWSQTGTLADFDVFDFRLSGGSFLRATSGDGSEADPYTLVDVYGLQGVDTLLGSDFVLGGDINASGTANWWGGLGFDAIGASGSAFRGTFDGQGHVISGLIVNRPSLRHAGLFGYNAGTIENVGMAGGSVTGGDNTGGLVGSNLGTILNAYTTGDVSGQSTAGGLAAVNAGTISNSYATGNVSDGYYAGGLIGFNQGDVLNAFATGDVTGTHNAGGLIGLNDGDVSNAYATGDVTSTNSAAGLIGINYGNVSNTYATGTVSGGINSGGLIWYQEDLASVTNSFYDMETTGQSDTGKGTGLTTAEMTDPFTFIDAGWDFETVWSKSTAGENSDYMMLRGFSSDTLYDDFVRLSGDTSKTYGSANPSLDGITLDGAGTDNVTLSWGSALSETTGVGYYAYAGDAGVVDVTGADDRSVYVDYGSDGLTISKAALTVTANDDSKTYDGFAYSGGNGITYDGFVNGEDSSVLGGSVTFGGTSQGAVNAGTYAISASGLTADNYDITFVAGSLDVEKASLTITASDDSKTYDGLTYSGGNGITYDGFVSGEDESVLGGALAYGGTAQGAKDAGTYAIEASGLTSGNYDISYVDGSLDVGKASLTITAIDDGKTYDGVAYSGGNGVSYDGFVSGEDESVLGGSLAYGGTSQGAKDAGDYVIEASGLTSGNYDISYVDGSLDVGKASLTITAVDDGKTYDGVAYSGGNGVTYDGFVSGEDESVLGGSLAYGGTSQGAKDAGDYVIEASGLTSGNYDISYVEGSLDIGKADLIVTARDDGKTYDGVTYAGGNGVSYDGFVSGEDESVLGGSLAYGGTSQGAKDAGDYAIEASGLTSGNYNISYVDGLLNIAKASLTITASDDSKTYDGITYSGGNGVTYDGFASGEDESVLGGTLAYGGTAQGAKDAGSYIIEASGLTSGNYEISYVDGSLDIGKASLTVTAVDDGKTYDGVAYSGGNGVTYDGFVSGEDESVLGGSLSYGGTSQGAKDAGDYAIEASGLTSGNYNISYVDGLLSVAKASLTVTASDDSKTYDGLSYAGGNGVTYDGFVSGEDESVLGGSLAYGGTAQGAKDAGDYVISASGLTSGNYDISYIDGSLDIEKASLTITANDESKTYDGITYAGGNGVSYDGFVDGEDSSVLGGTLTYDGDAQGARDAGTYVITASGLTSGNYDITYLDGALDVARRAITILADAQTKIYGEVDPDLTYTIGGSGLADGDTKAGVLSGALARAAGETVNGGPYAIGQGSLGANANYTLTYVGNDLTITPAALTVTADDQSKIADGSVFEGPYTVTLTGLTGGDDASVLGAIDFGGDAISAVHAGSYQIIPGGAANPNYTITFVNGTLTLIAPTSAPDLPQETPVSGELVDLGGIAPAGVPESGDNALNGTDANPCGSGESGQDCSNMPHPLNQVVDDRIRFTP